One genomic segment of Flagellimonas marinaquae includes these proteins:
- a CDS encoding endonuclease MutS2, with the protein MQQIHPKTLQDLEFPTVLTQIALRCNTELGKADALNMVPFKQKEELMHVLGETSEYLASFSNDNRIPNHGFDQINSELGLLKIDNSTLEIAGFRKIGGICKTVAIHQKFFKKFKEYYPLLFEKIDALELQPDIPGAIDEVIDKFGEIKDSASTELRYIRTQINEVRGKINQSFGAALGRYQSLDFLDEIRESVVENRRVLAVKAMHRKKVKGTVMGTSKTGSIVYIVPEATLTYTRELGNLEFEEKEEVQRILNQLTDTIRPYRDVLMDYQTYLSNTDITAAKAKYANEMNGILPEVNEERKLFLRDAYHPLLFLSNKRKNEKTWPQTIKLHQENRIIVISGPNAGGKSITLKTIGLLQVMLQSGMLIPVHERSSVCFFDKILTDIGDNQSIENHLSTYSYRLKNMNHFLRKCNDKTLFLIDEFGTGSDPELGGALAEAFLEVFYEREAYGVITTHYANLKALANELPHATNANMLFNSKTLEPTFQLVLGEAGSSFTFEVAQKNGIPYSLINKAKKKIERGKVRFDATIAKLQKERSKMVETGSKLKEEEIKAREESERLEQLNSKIKSKLESYQEMYDHNQRMIQLGNKVNTAAEKYFIDKKKRPLISEMLRIVETENSKRKKTTAKKAKAQQEEKKQVAQELEQKIKKVRVEKKIKKKKEIQAEKNKPRPVFKVGDRVRLLDGKAVGTIDTLEKGKAVVNYGMFTTNVSVDQLDLVEAKKK; encoded by the coding sequence ATGCAACAGATACACCCCAAAACACTTCAAGATTTAGAATTCCCAACTGTATTGACCCAAATAGCCTTGCGCTGCAATACGGAACTGGGAAAAGCAGATGCCTTGAACATGGTTCCATTTAAACAAAAAGAGGAACTTATGCATGTACTGGGGGAAACTTCGGAGTATTTGGCTTCCTTTTCCAACGACAACCGTATTCCTAACCACGGCTTCGACCAAATCAATAGTGAACTTGGTCTTTTAAAGATAGACAACAGCACCTTGGAGATTGCAGGGTTCCGAAAAATTGGCGGCATCTGCAAAACTGTGGCGATCCATCAAAAATTCTTTAAAAAGTTCAAGGAATACTACCCATTGCTTTTTGAAAAAATTGATGCTTTGGAGCTACAGCCGGACATTCCCGGTGCCATCGATGAAGTTATCGACAAATTTGGAGAAATCAAAGATTCCGCCTCCACTGAACTGAGGTACATTCGGACCCAGATCAACGAAGTCCGCGGTAAGATCAATCAGAGTTTTGGGGCTGCCCTCGGACGATATCAGTCCTTGGATTTTCTGGATGAAATCCGTGAGTCCGTAGTGGAAAACCGCCGGGTTTTGGCGGTAAAAGCCATGCACCGAAAAAAAGTGAAAGGTACCGTAATGGGTACGTCCAAAACCGGGAGTATCGTGTACATTGTGCCAGAAGCTACGCTAACCTATACCAGGGAACTTGGTAATTTGGAGTTTGAGGAAAAAGAAGAGGTACAGCGCATACTGAACCAGCTTACGGATACCATCAGGCCCTATCGGGATGTACTAATGGACTATCAAACCTATTTGTCCAATACGGATATCACCGCAGCCAAGGCAAAATATGCCAACGAGATGAACGGCATTTTGCCCGAGGTCAACGAAGAAAGGAAATTGTTCCTTCGTGATGCCTACCATCCACTACTCTTTTTATCCAATAAAAGAAAAAACGAAAAAACCTGGCCGCAGACCATAAAACTGCACCAGGAAAATCGAATTATCGTAATTTCCGGCCCCAATGCAGGTGGAAAAAGTATCACTCTTAAGACAATCGGGTTGCTTCAAGTAATGCTCCAGAGCGGTATGCTGATTCCTGTACACGAGCGCAGTTCAGTTTGCTTTTTTGATAAGATATTAACGGATATCGGAGACAATCAATCCATTGAAAATCATTTGAGTACCTACAGTTATCGACTTAAGAACATGAATCATTTTCTAAGAAAATGCAACGATAAAACCTTGTTCCTGATCGATGAGTTCGGTACAGGTAGCGACCCTGAATTGGGTGGGGCTTTGGCAGAAGCATTCTTGGAAGTATTCTACGAGCGTGAAGCCTATGGCGTTATCACCACTCACTATGCCAATTTAAAGGCTTTGGCCAACGAATTGCCCCATGCAACCAATGCGAATATGTTGTTCAACTCCAAAACCTTGGAACCTACTTTTCAGTTGGTGTTGGGAGAAGCAGGAAGCTCCTTCACTTTCGAGGTGGCGCAAAAGAACGGCATCCCCTACTCCCTGATCAACAAGGCGAAAAAGAAAATTGAACGTGGCAAGGTCCGTTTTGATGCTACTATTGCCAAGCTGCAAAAAGAACGCAGCAAAATGGTGGAAACCGGCTCTAAATTAAAGGAAGAAGAAATTAAGGCCAGGGAGGAATCCGAGCGCTTGGAACAATTAAACTCCAAAATCAAATCCAAGTTGGAGAGCTACCAGGAAATGTACGACCACAACCAGCGCATGATCCAATTGGGAAATAAAGTAAACACAGCTGCCGAAAAATATTTTATTGACAAAAAGAAACGACCATTGATATCGGAAATGCTCCGAATCGTGGAAACCGAGAACAGCAAGCGTAAAAAAACCACAGCCAAAAAGGCCAAGGCCCAACAAGAAGAAAAGAAGCAAGTGGCCCAAGAGCTGGAGCAAAAAATCAAGAAGGTCCGTGTAGAAAAGAAAATAAAAAAGAAAAAGGAAATCCAGGCCGAAAAGAACAAACCCCGCCCCGTGTTCAAAGTAGGCGATCGTGTCCGTTTATTAGATGGCAAGGCAGTGGGCACCATTGACACTTTGGAAAAAGGCAAAGCCGTTGTAAATTACGGTATGTTTACCACTAATGTAAGTGTTGACCAATTGGATTTGGTCGAGGCTAAAAAGAAATAG
- a CDS encoding DUF1835 domain-containing protein — protein sequence MKSLLHITNGDSFTSKLQSLQLKGDVITWREMLCEGKTLSTVGSESFWKTRFEFLNKNYKVSKSWFIEKTLKEYRSLCNHKQQDQIVLWFEYDLFCQINMLAVLSWLKTHRRHAEVSLVCSGKEDNSGRLYGLNELSDDKLLELYDNRKVLTQDDIEYADYIWQLYCSDNPIRLENQIANNDFQFEYLSDALKTHLKRFPTIKNGLNDLENHILETAKSQKPKSKKELMRELLTNQGFYGFGDTQYERMILSLKPLFSSFDPVKLTKKGLDVLKQDTNYYSEIRDNQMYLGGSLKYNFLYNTDTNRILKL from the coding sequence ATGAAATCACTGTTGCACATAACCAACGGGGACAGTTTCACATCCAAACTACAGTCTTTACAGTTAAAAGGAGATGTAATTACATGGAGGGAAATGCTTTGCGAAGGCAAAACACTCTCCACAGTAGGGAGCGAATCGTTCTGGAAAACCAGGTTCGAATTCCTCAATAAAAATTACAAAGTCTCCAAGTCTTGGTTTATTGAAAAAACCTTAAAGGAATATAGATCTCTATGCAACCATAAACAACAAGATCAAATTGTTTTGTGGTTCGAATACGATCTTTTTTGTCAAATAAATATGCTGGCGGTATTGAGCTGGCTAAAAACTCATAGAAGACATGCCGAAGTATCTCTTGTATGCAGTGGCAAAGAAGACAATTCCGGCAGACTATACGGTCTTAACGAACTGAGCGATGACAAATTATTGGAGCTTTACGATAATCGAAAGGTACTGACCCAGGATGACATTGAATATGCGGACTACATTTGGCAATTATATTGTAGCGACAACCCTATCCGATTAGAAAATCAAATTGCCAACAACGATTTCCAATTCGAATACCTCTCCGATGCCCTCAAAACCCATCTTAAACGATTCCCTACCATTAAAAATGGATTGAACGACCTTGAGAACCATATTTTGGAAACCGCAAAGAGCCAAAAACCTAAATCCAAAAAGGAATTGATGCGCGAGTTGTTGACAAATCAAGGATTTTATGGTTTTGGTGATACACAGTACGAACGAATGATTTTATCCCTAAAACCGCTTTTTAGTTCTTTTGACCCGGTAAAACTTACAAAAAAGGGACTGGATGTTTTAAAGCAGGACACTAATTATTATTCAGAAATACGTGATAATCAAATGTATTTGGGAGGCTCCTTAAAGTATAACTTCTTATACAATACCGATACAAACCGCATTCTTAAATTGTAA
- a CDS encoding translation initiation factor has translation MDLGDQLKNLFPDHVPEEEPDKEQGKSPYWLQDEPVICKYEKRKGKPITIIEGYNGANSDFKKLTKDLKTFLGVGGSFKNETIIIQGDYRDKIMDFLKENGFSVKRVGG, from the coding sequence ATGGACCTGGGAGACCAATTAAAAAACCTATTTCCAGACCACGTTCCAGAAGAAGAACCCGATAAAGAACAGGGAAAATCGCCATATTGGCTGCAGGATGAACCTGTTATCTGCAAATATGAAAAACGCAAAGGCAAGCCCATAACCATTATTGAAGGGTACAATGGAGCCAACAGTGACTTCAAAAAATTGACCAAAGACCTAAAAACTTTTTTAGGGGTAGGCGGCAGTTTTAAGAACGAAACCATAATCATACAAGGGGATTACAGGGATAAAATAATGGATTTCCTAAAGGAAAATGGGTTTTCGGTAAAACGCGTCGGTGGATGA
- a CDS encoding nucleoside phosphorylase, giving the protein MDSSLGNSELILNPDGSIYHLNLHPGDIAHTIITVGDQNRVHEVSKYFDSIEVKKSKREFVTHTGYCSGKRITVISTGIGTDNIDIVFNELDALVNIDFTSRQIKSEKKQLNFIRVGTSGSLQADIPVDSFLMSAAGIGFDNLMHFYDSTDIRNTELESHLTNYLSWDDYHIHPYVVDFDEKLGEVMRSNRIRLGITGTNSGFYGPQGRVLRLQPAIPDFNEKLAGFTYKNLKITNLEMETAAMYGIAKLHGHRAISLNAIIANRATSEFSKDGKKTIDELIQYTLECIVKS; this is encoded by the coding sequence ATGGATTCATCTTTGGGCAACTCAGAGCTTATTCTGAATCCTGATGGAAGTATCTATCACCTGAACCTGCACCCAGGTGACATTGCCCATACCATAATTACCGTGGGCGATCAAAATCGAGTCCATGAAGTTTCCAAATACTTTGATTCCATTGAAGTAAAAAAGAGTAAACGCGAATTTGTTACACATACCGGATATTGTTCCGGTAAACGGATTACAGTAATCTCCACAGGCATCGGTACCGACAATATCGACATTGTTTTTAATGAACTCGACGCACTCGTAAACATAGATTTTACTTCTAGACAAATTAAATCAGAAAAGAAACAGCTTAATTTTATACGGGTCGGTACATCTGGCTCACTACAAGCCGATATTCCCGTTGACTCTTTTTTGATGAGTGCTGCAGGAATAGGTTTTGACAACCTGATGCACTTTTATGATAGTACGGATATTCGGAACACCGAACTGGAATCTCATCTTACCAATTACTTGTCATGGGACGATTACCATATACACCCGTATGTGGTCGATTTTGATGAAAAATTAGGTGAAGTAATGCGTTCAAATCGTATACGATTGGGTATAACAGGAACAAATTCAGGATTTTATGGGCCTCAAGGAAGAGTATTAAGACTACAACCGGCAATTCCTGACTTTAACGAAAAACTTGCTGGTTTTACCTATAAAAACCTAAAGATCACCAATCTGGAAATGGAAACCGCTGCCATGTACGGTATTGCCAAATTACATGGACATAGAGCTATTTCATTAAATGCCATAATTGCCAATAGGGCAACAAGCGAGTTTTCCAAGGATGGAAAAAAGACCATAGATGAGTTGATACAATATACCTTGGAGTGCATAGTCAAAAGTTAA
- a CDS encoding winged helix-turn-helix transcriptional regulator: protein MEENEPKMLNYKGTKYPCCASLTMGLIGGKWKTVILYHLMHDTLRYSELRKTMPAVTERTLSLQLKALEEDGLIKRKVYTSKPPLKVEYSLTDFGKTLIPLIQSIADWGDYVVENYSDA from the coding sequence ATGGAAGAAAATGAACCAAAGATGCTCAATTATAAAGGGACCAAATATCCATGTTGCGCCAGTTTAACGATGGGGCTGATCGGCGGTAAATGGAAAACAGTGATTCTTTATCATTTAATGCATGATACTTTAAGGTACAGTGAGTTGCGAAAAACAATGCCCGCGGTAACCGAGAGGACCTTGAGCCTACAATTAAAAGCCTTGGAAGAGGATGGTTTGATCAAAAGAAAGGTGTACACTTCAAAACCGCCGTTAAAAGTGGAATATTCGTTGACCGATTTTGGCAAAACTTTAATACCCTTGATCCAATCTATTGCGGATTGGGGAGATTATGTTGTTGAAAATTATTCAGATGCGTAA
- a CDS encoding uracil-DNA glycosylase, producing the protein MDVNIGPSWKIQLQKEFDKPYFKELTGFVKQEYQQYTCYPKDQEIFSAFNHFPFHETKVVVIGQDPYHGPDQANGLCFSVKDGIPHPLSLMNIFKEINMDLGKPYPESGNLQRWADQGVLLLNATLTVRAQQAGSHQKKGWEQFTDAVIQTVSNELEGVIFLLWGGFAKKKSSLIDTTKHHILTSGHPSPLSANRGLWFGNQHFSKTNTLLAQMGKTPIDW; encoded by the coding sequence ATGGACGTAAACATTGGGCCTAGTTGGAAAATTCAACTTCAAAAGGAGTTTGATAAACCTTATTTTAAGGAGTTGACCGGATTTGTAAAACAGGAATATCAGCAATACACTTGCTACCCAAAGGACCAAGAGATTTTTTCGGCTTTTAATCATTTTCCGTTTCACGAAACCAAGGTTGTTGTGATCGGTCAAGATCCTTATCATGGCCCCGATCAAGCCAATGGGCTGTGCTTTTCGGTCAAAGACGGGATTCCACATCCGCTATCTTTGATGAATATTTTTAAAGAGATCAATATGGATTTGGGCAAACCTTATCCAGAAAGTGGTAATCTGCAACGTTGGGCCGATCAAGGGGTTCTATTGTTGAACGCTACGCTTACGGTAAGGGCGCAACAGGCCGGAAGCCATCAAAAAAAAGGTTGGGAGCAATTTACCGATGCGGTGATACAAACAGTTTCAAATGAATTGGAGGGCGTTATTTTTTTGCTCTGGGGTGGATTTGCCAAGAAAAAATCATCATTGATCGATACAACGAAGCATCACATTTTGACCTCCGGTCATCCATCGCCATTGAGCGCCAACCGTGGACTGTGGTTCGGCAATCAGCATTTCAGCAAAACAAATACATTATTGGCCCAAATGGGCAAAACGCCCATTGATTGGTAG
- a CDS encoding DUF4437 domain-containing protein, whose amino-acid sequence MHTRTNTFIAITSLFIALGCNQHKESVKPKNSGATEKTIEPTNKVVLSSDIVWQKLNPARGDQSPQAGTIWGNRNGKVATGFLAKFTDGFSSPPHIHNVTYRAVVLKGSIHNDDPKAEHMWMTPGSFWTQPQGEAHITSAKGDENIAYVEIDHGPYLVKPTDKAFDNGERPINIDASNVVWLNYEKSEWLAKDSKAEISFLWKSHTDNALQGVFVKLPKRFNGKLHSTGNIFHAVVVQGGLDYTLPQTNEIKALDIGSYFTSSDRALHSIANTSDKETILYIRTNGSLNID is encoded by the coding sequence ATGCACACAAGAACAAACACATTTATAGCGATAACATCCTTATTCATTGCGCTTGGGTGTAACCAACACAAAGAATCTGTAAAACCTAAAAACAGTGGGGCTACCGAAAAGACAATTGAACCCACAAACAAGGTAGTGTTGAGCTCTGATATTGTTTGGCAAAAATTGAATCCCGCACGTGGGGACCAAAGTCCACAGGCGGGCACAATATGGGGCAATAGGAATGGAAAGGTCGCCACTGGCTTTCTAGCGAAATTTACGGATGGATTTTCCTCTCCTCCCCACATTCACAATGTAACCTACAGGGCAGTGGTATTAAAAGGCTCCATACACAATGATGACCCCAAAGCGGAACATATGTGGATGACCCCTGGCAGCTTTTGGACACAACCGCAAGGAGAAGCACACATTACATCGGCCAAAGGCGACGAAAACATTGCTTATGTGGAAATTGATCATGGCCCTTATTTGGTAAAGCCCACGGATAAAGCTTTTGACAATGGCGAAAGGCCCATCAATATAGATGCTTCCAATGTGGTTTGGTTGAACTACGAAAAAAGCGAGTGGCTTGCCAAGGACAGCAAAGCGGAAATCAGTTTTCTATGGAAAAGCCATACAGATAATGCGCTCCAAGGCGTATTCGTTAAGCTTCCAAAAAGATTCAACGGTAAGCTCCACAGTACTGGAAATATTTTTCATGCGGTGGTGGTCCAGGGCGGTTTGGATTACACCTTGCCGCAGACAAACGAAATTAAAGCATTGGATATCGGTAGTTACTTTACTTCGTCCGATCGGGCTTTACATTCCATTGCCAACACCTCCGATAAGGAAACAATCCTGTACATACGAACCAATGGTTCCCTTAATATTGATTAG
- the nfsB gene encoding oxygen-insensitive NAD(P)H nitroreductase, with protein sequence MEAKVNNQIDLKEVLNWRYTTKEFDPTKKIAKEDEDNIKALLQMSASSINSQPWHFIIASTDEGKQRLAKGTEGFFSFNKPKVLDASHVVLFCSKTDIHDDYLQHVTDIEDADGRFAKEEFKTQNFGAKQLFTNIHRFDLKDAQHWMEKQVYLNIGNFLLGVAALGIDAVPMEGIDVKALDEEFGLREKGYTSLVMVGLGYRSANDFNASLPKSRLPKTEIFTEI encoded by the coding sequence ATGGAAGCAAAAGTTAATAATCAAATTGATTTAAAAGAAGTACTGAATTGGAGGTATACCACAAAAGAGTTTGATCCAACCAAAAAAATCGCAAAAGAAGACGAAGACAACATTAAAGCATTGCTGCAAATGAGTGCTTCGTCCATCAACTCACAGCCATGGCATTTTATAATTGCCAGCACGGATGAAGGCAAACAAAGACTGGCGAAGGGGACCGAAGGTTTTTTCAGTTTCAACAAACCAAAGGTTTTAGATGCCTCGCATGTGGTTCTGTTCTGCTCCAAAACGGATATACATGATGATTACCTCCAGCATGTAACGGATATCGAGGATGCAGACGGCCGATTTGCAAAGGAAGAGTTCAAAACACAGAATTTTGGGGCAAAACAATTGTTTACCAACATCCACAGGTTTGATCTGAAGGATGCCCAACATTGGATGGAAAAACAAGTGTATCTGAACATTGGCAATTTCCTTCTTGGCGTTGCGGCCCTTGGCATTGATGCTGTCCCAATGGAAGGAATTGATGTAAAGGCCCTGGACGAAGAGTTTGGACTGCGCGAAAAAGGATATACCTCACTTGTGATGGTAGGTTTGGGCTATAGATCAGCAAACGATTTTAATGCCAGCTTACCAAAGTCCCGATTGCCGAAAACGGAAATTTTCACAGAGATATAG
- a CDS encoding isopenicillin N synthase family dioxygenase → MSAIPSVDLKDFVSGDPERKDKFVKEIGTAFEDIGFVALGGHFLSDELVESLYSEIKKFFELPQEVKDTYEIEGIGGQRGYTSFGKEHAKGKKEGDLKEFWHFGQYVEDNPKLKAEYPDNVTVKELPNFNSVGKETYQMLEKTAKYVLRALALHLGLEENYFDDYIKNGNSILRPIHYPPITEEPKNAVRAAAHGDINLITLLMGAHGKGLQVKDHQGNWVDAIAKPDQLMINVGDMLSRLSNNKLKSTIHQVVNPPRELWGTSRYSIPFFMHPVSDMPLNCLENCIDEEHPKAFDDITAGEFLHERLIDLGLIKK, encoded by the coding sequence ATGAGTGCTATACCAAGCGTGGACCTGAAAGATTTTGTTTCGGGCGATCCAGAACGAAAGGATAAATTTGTGAAAGAAATTGGTACCGCTTTCGAGGATATCGGTTTTGTTGCCTTGGGCGGACATTTTTTATCCGATGAACTGGTCGAAAGTCTTTATTCCGAGATTAAAAAATTCTTTGAGCTACCACAAGAAGTTAAAGACACATACGAGATAGAGGGCATTGGGGGGCAAAGAGGCTACACTTCCTTCGGAAAAGAACACGCCAAGGGGAAAAAGGAAGGCGACCTTAAAGAGTTTTGGCATTTTGGCCAATACGTTGAGGACAACCCAAAACTAAAAGCTGAATATCCGGATAATGTAACGGTCAAAGAACTGCCCAACTTTAACAGTGTTGGTAAAGAAACATACCAAATGCTGGAAAAAACAGCAAAATATGTGTTGCGTGCCCTGGCATTGCACCTAGGGCTAGAGGAAAACTACTTTGATGATTACATTAAAAATGGCAATTCCATTTTGAGACCCATACACTACCCTCCTATTACCGAAGAACCCAAGAATGCGGTAAGAGCTGCGGCCCATGGGGACATTAATCTTATTACTTTGTTGATGGGCGCCCATGGCAAGGGGCTTCAAGTAAAAGATCACCAAGGCAATTGGGTGGATGCCATTGCCAAACCCGACCAGTTGATGATCAATGTCGGTGATATGCTGTCCAGATTGTCCAACAATAAGCTAAAATCCACTATTCACCAGGTAGTAAACCCACCAAGGGAACTTTGGGGCACTTCGCGCTATTCCATTCCATTTTTTATGCATCCAGTGAGCGATATGCCTTTAAATTGTTTGGAAAATTGCATCGACGAAGAGCACCCGAAAGCATTTGATGACATTACTGCGGGAGAGTTTTTGCACGAAAGATTAATCGATTTAGGACTGATAAAGAAATAA
- a CDS encoding substrate-binding domain-containing protein — protein sequence MKRVKIIGVPEHFNLPWHLALEDNAFKDRGIQLEWTDIPEGTGKMTQMLQHGEADLGVILTEGVIKSISQGNPVKIVQEYVSSPLLWGIHVDANSERNSVAALKDDKVAISRMGSGSHLMAYIHAQDSGWDTENLEFEIINNLDGAVENLSNGSNAYFMWEHFTTKPLVDNGTFRRLGDCPTPWPCFVIAATDTFISKNAGALAHILDIINTYTSEFKQIPSIDRTLSNRYGQKLEDIKEWLSKTTWGQKQLPEQTVNEVQSRLFDLNLIDEVKSPKTFLWK from the coding sequence ATGAAAAGAGTAAAGATTATTGGGGTTCCAGAACATTTTAACCTGCCATGGCACCTGGCACTCGAGGACAATGCCTTTAAGGATAGGGGCATCCAACTCGAGTGGACCGATATACCTGAAGGTACCGGAAAAATGACCCAAATGCTTCAACACGGCGAAGCGGACCTTGGCGTAATCCTCACCGAAGGGGTCATTAAAAGTATTTCACAGGGAAATCCCGTAAAAATTGTGCAAGAATATGTATCCTCTCCCCTACTTTGGGGCATTCATGTGGATGCCAACAGTGAACGAAATTCTGTCGCAGCTCTTAAAGATGATAAAGTTGCCATTAGCCGAATGGGAAGTGGAAGTCATTTAATGGCCTATATCCATGCACAGGACAGTGGCTGGGATACGGAAAACCTGGAGTTTGAAATCATCAATAATTTGGATGGAGCAGTAGAAAACCTATCAAATGGTTCCAACGCTTATTTTATGTGGGAACATTTTACCACAAAACCACTTGTGGACAATGGCACCTTTAGGCGTTTGGGCGACTGCCCTACCCCTTGGCCTTGTTTTGTGATTGCTGCCACGGACACATTTATTTCCAAAAACGCCGGTGCCCTGGCTCATATTCTGGATATCATCAACACCTATACTTCAGAATTTAAGCAAATTCCAAGTATAGACAGGACATTGTCCAACAGATACGGGCAAAAACTGGAAGACATAAAAGAATGGCTTTCCAAAACCACTTGGGGACAAAAGCAATTGCCTGAACAAACCGTAAATGAGGTTCAATCCAGACTATTTGATCTAAACTTGATTGACGAAGTAAAATCGCCGAAAACCTTTCTTTGGAAATAA